A genomic region of Garciella nitratireducens DSM 15102 contains the following coding sequences:
- a CDS encoding Mini-ribonuclease 3, with translation MEEDINMNFSQQQLSKEKIIELLKDSLKEKEVKSLNPLILAYIGDAIYEVSVRKYLIQSKKKSVNQLHKTAIQFVKAKSQSCIIHYMMDNLTPEEQMIVKRGRNSKSQTVPKHANISDYRYATGFEALIGYLYLIGEEKRLVNILAKSIEFIQNELDENPS, from the coding sequence ATGGAAGAGGATATAAATATGAATTTTAGTCAGCAGCAATTATCAAAAGAAAAGATTATAGAATTATTAAAAGATTCTCTTAAAGAAAAAGAAGTTAAAAGTCTTAACCCATTAATACTAGCTTATATTGGAGATGCAATTTACGAAGTATCGGTTAGAAAATATTTAATACAATCCAAGAAAAAATCGGTCAATCAATTGCATAAAACTGCTATTCAATTTGTAAAAGCAAAATCTCAATCTTGTATAATACATTATATGATGGATAACTTAACCCCAGAAGAACAAATGATTGTAAAGAGGGGAAGAAATTCCAAATCTCAAACAGTACCTAAACATGCAAATATTTCTGATTATCGATATGCTACAGGTTTTGAAGCTTTAATAGGATATCTTTACCTAATAGGAGAAGAAAAAAGACTTGTAAATATTTTAGCAAAGTCTATAGAGTTTATACAAAATGAATTAGATGAAAATCCTTCTTAA
- the cysS gene encoding cysteine--tRNA ligase: MKLFNTLTKKKEEFIPLMPGKIKMYVCGPTVYNYFHIGNARPFVIFDTLRRYFEYIGYEVIYIQNFTDVDDKIIKKSQEEGIPAKEVSEKYIQEYFKDADALGIKRATVHPKVSENIPEIIHMIEILEQKGLAYCVNGNVYYRVTKFKEYGKLSKQNIQDLDMGARIKVNDEKEHPMDFALWKKQKPGEPAWNSPWGLGRPGWHIECSVMAKKYLGDTIDIHGGGMDLIFPHHENEIAQSEGATGKPFAKYWLHNSYININNQKMSKSLGNFFTVRDISQQFDLEVVRLFILSAHYRNPVNFSKELLKQSQGALERLYNAKNNMEYLVKNTTSQDQTQEEIKWIEVLQKYKEKFKNAMEDDINTADALAVIFDLVKETNRYLDNHKSPATIKAAYKLFMELSSVLGLLQKTEGQLDEEIEALIQKRQQARKEKNWALADKIRDQLREQGIVLEDTPEGIKWKRI; this comes from the coding sequence GTGAAATTATTTAATACTCTTACAAAGAAAAAAGAAGAATTTATTCCTTTAATGCCTGGAAAGATAAAGATGTATGTTTGTGGACCCACAGTTTATAACTATTTTCATATAGGAAATGCGAGGCCTTTTGTTATTTTTGATACTTTAAGAAGATATTTTGAGTATATAGGTTATGAAGTAATTTATATACAAAATTTTACTGATGTAGATGATAAAATTATTAAGAAAAGTCAAGAAGAGGGAATTCCTGCAAAGGAAGTATCTGAAAAATATATTCAGGAGTATTTTAAAGATGCAGATGCTTTAGGAATTAAAAGAGCTACTGTTCATCCTAAGGTAAGTGAAAATATACCAGAAATTATTCATATGATTGAAATTTTAGAACAAAAAGGACTGGCTTATTGTGTAAATGGAAATGTTTACTATAGAGTGACTAAATTTAAAGAATATGGAAAATTATCTAAACAAAATATACAAGATTTAGATATGGGTGCGAGAATTAAAGTAAATGATGAAAAAGAGCATCCAATGGATTTTGCTTTATGGAAGAAACAAAAGCCTGGAGAACCTGCATGGAATAGTCCGTGGGGTCTTGGAAGACCCGGGTGGCATATTGAATGTTCTGTTATGGCAAAGAAATATCTAGGAGACACTATTGACATTCATGGTGGAGGAATGGATTTAATCTTCCCTCATCATGAAAATGAAATTGCTCAGTCTGAAGGTGCTACAGGAAAACCTTTTGCTAAATATTGGTTGCATAATAGTTATATTAATATAAACAATCAAAAAATGTCGAAGTCTTTAGGAAATTTTTTTACGGTGAGAGATATTAGTCAGCAATTTGATTTAGAAGTGGTTAGATTATTTATTTTATCAGCTCATTATCGAAATCCAGTGAATTTTAGTAAAGAACTTTTGAAACAATCTCAAGGTGCTTTAGAAAGGCTATATAATGCTAAAAATAATATGGAATATTTAGTAAAAAATACGACTTCTCAAGATCAAACTCAAGAGGAGATAAAATGGATAGAAGTACTACAAAAATATAAAGAAAAATTCAAAAACGCTATGGAAGATGACATCAATACTGCAGATGCATTAGCAGTCATTTTTGACTTAGTAAAAGAAACTAATCGATATTTAGATAATCATAAAAGTCCAGCAACCATAAAGGCTGCCTATAAATTATTTATGGAATTAAGCTCTGTATTAGGACTTCTTCAAAAAACAGAAGGGCAGTTAGATGAGGAGATAGAAGCATTGATTCAAAAACGCCAGCAAGCTAGAAAAGAAAAAAATTGGGCTTTAGCAGATAAAATTCGAGACCAATTAAGAGAGCAAGGAATTGTTCTTGAGGATACTCCGGAAGGAATAAAATGGAAGAGGATATAA